The window ATAAAATACACAGAACTGCACAGATCTCtgattaacaaaataaaaagcaaacaaacaagcatATTTTATTCGGGCAAGTTCACAACTTTGTAGTTTGAAACCCTCAAGCAGCCAGAAGATtcggtgtgtgtgcgagtgtggtTAAAATGAGATTAAACTTAATGATTTACAGTTCAATTAGATCTGTAAATTAATGTtcaagttggggggggggggggggggcaatcagTCAAGGTGCACAgataaaaaataatgaattatCATATCATTGAAGCCTCGACCCCCCGAGGCTGCTGATAAGGGCCCGTTTATCTCCACTGTATGAAGACTGCGTGGATCGTCCTCTGTCCTGTTATCAGCGCTTCAGTTCTGCTGTTGGACCGACCCGACTTCACGATCAAAGTCTGACAGAGATGCAGATGACAGTGAGTGAAACATTAAACCTGCGCCGTTCCCGCACCCCTCATTTTGGGACTTtggcccctccctgtccctGATTAGGAACGCGTCACCTTTCACATTCCCAGCAAATCCTAAAACGCTGACgcctaatttaaaaaaagcagaggaaagCTGCGGGGACGTCACGCTGATAGAGAACCAAAACACCCTCATAGCTGCGGAACATTCCGGACCTTCTAATCTCTGGGCTCCTGTGTGCGAACTGCCCGTGAGGTCAGATTAGATGTTTCTGGGTgtgggagagaaggagatgCTCCAGGAGTCCGCAGAGATTCCCGAGCGGGGTCGGGATCTCTGGATCACCGGCGAgtactgctgctcagctccgggactggtgacccgagagacccccccccctccccaaaagtCTAAGGTTCACCCTGTCCTCTCACATCCAACTCGTGCTGTTCCATAATCCCAGGAGACAGATGGCCTCACACCCAGGGTTGAGGACAGGACTTTAAAGGGACCGTacgtccacttcctcctctggccttccatgtgctgctgtcagatcCTTTGAAGGATCAAAGCCTACGGCGGGAATCGATCAAAGGGAAATGAGCTCAGCCCCTTCAGGAGTCTCAGCGCTTTAACGCCAGGTCACGGGATGGTCACATGAACGCTCCCGTCACTGCGCGTCACACCCTGTCAACTTCCCGGCGTTTCCTTTCGACGTCGCTGGAAGCAGGAATTTAGGCCAAGTATAATAAAAGTAAAGCAAATTCCTCACGTTAAACCTATAAACCGCTCTGGTCGCGTTATTAAAACGCCGGCTCGCGTTATTAAAACGCCGGCTTTTCAAAGCCATTTCTCACTGGATTAAACAGCATTTACACGGTTCTTTAAGTtcagagagagggaaaagtcATTTCTACAGTTAACGCCACATCAACAGGCGGAGGAAGAATGAACGGGGCCTCTTAGTTTCAGCAACTGGAGCAAACagccatgttttatttattttacaatgaCACACCAGACAGATACTGTAGATATATAGTTTATCAAAACACATCAGTTTGGACATGTTatatctaaaataaaaaaaagtttcgttttttttttttttaagttttgcaCAAGACCTCAAGTCTTAAAATACATAGAATAAAAGTGACCAATCAGTACAAATGAAGAAACACATCGAAACGCATTTCCCAGCATATATTTCTATATTGCATACACAGTAAAATTGGGgcgtgggaagggggggggggtctgaaaaTCAgtcttgtgtgtgtgaaaaattGTGAAAGCGTCAAGGCCACCATATATATGGGTTTATCTTCAGTGAAGAGACCAGTGGTTCCCTGAAGCCTTACAGGGAATGCTGAGGGATACCAGCAGGTGCTGGTAAGCAGCAACCAGAACTCCGGAAATAAAACAAGAAGTCCAACGCAGGGGATCCGTTTGGTCATGCAGATACACAGAATGTCATACAAGTATAAAAACTCCCTAATGCGACAAGGTGCAGACACATTCATTAGGATTTAGATCTACTACAGCGGCCATCAGGCAGAATAACCTCTCGCTATCCATAATGGCAATCAGTGCTCGTCAGGCATCCAATCAGCAAAGGGACATTTCGTCGCGCCACTCAGACGCCGGCGTGAAGTCCGGATTCAGTCCGTCAGCTAGTTAAGAGGCGAGGTGAGAGGTGTAGAGCGACTGAAATCCAAAGGCTCGAGGCTGGAGGACGAAGTCCCGCAAAGTAGACCCGTTAGAAAAAACATCACTATAACAGAACCTGACTCACTACAGCATAGATGGTCGGGCAGATGAAAACACCACCTAGAAAGAAATGTGGGTCATTGCTAATAACTTATGCTTAAATACTAGGCAATACTTCTTATTTGGTAGCCAGAGACTAAGAAAGTACATCTGCTAATGCCTTAAAAAAAAGGTAGGTGCTCTCCCCAAAGGTCCACATAGGCTAAGGAAAATAACCTACTGCCGTGTGCTCCAAATTTCACGGGTCCCTTCCATGAAAAGCTTTGGCACAGGAATACCATGGAATGACTTAATGCATCACAACATAGTGCTAATGAGGGACACGCATGCAGACCTTGCTCTGGTCCTGGAGGACGTGAGGTCAGTGAACCCCTACGTGCACCACCGACTCTGCCGCCGGTGCAATGTTCAACAGTGGGGACGCCAAGGAGAGTCGGGGGGGGGATGAAAGTGGGCGCAGAAAGATAATTGAAATGGCTCAAACACATCAAAACTGAGCTGGGGGGTTTGTTGCTTTACTTCACAGAGTAATGGATCACATGGTAACAGCGTCCATGACGATGCATTCAGCCTGAACTGGTTCTATCCGCCTTTCTGCGAGGGGCCTCCGGCTCACAGAGACGACTCCAGCTCCCTGgcggcgacggcgtccgcgcTGGGCTGCAGGAGCGTCTGAGCAGCTGCCACCTGCTCTGGGACTTCGGTGATCACTTCCAGGgttgaggcggcggcggcggcggcggccttgCACTCGGCGTCGGTTTTCTTATCAGCGCCCGCGTTCTGTTTGTCTGCCGTGCCGCAGCAGAGTTTGGGTGCGCACTGAGTCCGACAGGAGAGCTCGCAGAGGGAGTCTCGGGACTCCGAGCTGAAGGTGACAAACTCGGGCTGGATGGTGGTGGCGTGGATGCCCTCGTTGTGGAAGAAGTCCTTGATGCGCTTGGCCACGTCCATGTAGGACGTGGGGTCGTGGCACTTGATGTGGGCGGTGGCGATGATTCGGCTGCCGGCCAGCTGCCAGATGTGCAGGTCGTGAATGGCCAGCACGCCCTCCAGGCCCTGCAGCCGCTCGTTGAGTTGGTGCATGTCGATCTGCTTGGGCACCGTCTGGAGCAGGATGAGGGCCGACTCCTTGAGCAGCGGGTAGGTCGTGTACAGCAGGATCCCCACCATGATGACGCAGAGCGTGGGGTCAAGGTAGAGGACCCAGCAGGGGCCGGCAAAGGTCATGGCAGACATGGAGGGTCCTTCCGTTATACCGACCAGCGTCTGGTTGATGTGCCGGTGGTCCGTGCTGTGGCCGTTGATGCACGGGTTCAGGCACATCTCGTCGGGCGGGCAGGGCTTCCACACGAAGGTGAATATTAAAGCGTTGAGCACCACGATGACAGAGCCCAGAGCGTCACCCAGAACATGGAGGAAGACGCCGCGCATGTTGAGCTGGGACGAAGACGCGTGGTCCTCCAGCTCATCATAGAGGGTGTTGCCGTTCATGTGTAAATCTTCACCGTCCTTGCAGATCATTTCTGAggtggggagagaaaaaaaaacaaggatgttTAAAGATAAACAGAATTTTGTGAGATTCTCCACACCGTCGTTGATCACATGACGCTGCAAAAACACGGCTTCCAGACTGAGCCAGGAGGTGACTCCACAAAGGAAATATCAGTAACTGATAAATCCTTCAGTTACATCATGTGAGGTCAAAGCACAAGCCCGTTTAAAGACTGAACACTATTTAACCTGAAATTATATAAGGGCACACGAGGTGTTGGAAATTGAGAACAATTGCAGATTAAACTCATTTTATAGGAGCTTCTTTTGGAACCTGTTGACCTGAGATACGTCATGGCTCATTTCGGGAATTTCTAATAAAATTCTGGATAAAACAAAACCAGTAACTGCTGGTAGATTACGCAACAACGGCAGAACACCACGTGAGCCCTGACTCGCTCCCGTACTGGGAGACCGGCGGCTCGTTCATCAGCAGTTAATGGTGTTGTTAGATTTGTCAACTCCATGGTTACGCTGACGTTCGGCCCAGTAACAGTAGCCAgtgggaaggggtgggggggccaTGGGGACTGCGCTGAAACCGGCATTCCACATGCTTGTTTGACTCTTTAAAGACAAAGGACGTGGGACTGGGGCAGTTTTAACTTTGTGTTTGGAGGCGTTAAACCATTATCCCGTCTGGAAACATGAGGATGTGAAGTTTCTGCACATGACTCAATGGGATTACTGGTACTGCATGAACAGAACTTAATCAAAGCAGTTTTTAGGTGTCCACAAGAGCAAATCCGGGGTTAGTAAATGAGAATAGCTCGATATTAAACACCAAAACCAGTAAAAAGAGAACATTCAGTACACCAAAGTGCCTCTTACCATTTTTAGGCTTCGTATCACTGGGACTGCTGTGGTTGTCCACCAAAGTGCTGGTCTCTGCGGCTGGAGACCCTTTCCCATCCTTTCCGAGTTTCAGCTTCTTGTTTTTGCCACCGTGGGAATGACCGTGGCCTCCGCCGGCGTGACCGTGGAACAAGCACAGTCCGAGCAGGTTGACCAACAGCCCCGCGGCTCCGACCCCGGCCACCACTTCCGGGCTTTCGATCTCGTGGGGCTCGGTGAAGCGTTCGATGGCTTCCAGGAGGATGGTGAAGCACAGCGCCGTCAGAAACACGGCGTTGACCAGAGCCCCCATCACCTCTGCCCGGATCCATCCGAAGGTGTTCTTTTTGGTCGAATGGGATTTCTCGGCGAACCGCACGGCCACCAGAGCCACGATCAGTGCGATAACGTCTGAAAGCATATGAAACGAGTCCGACAGCATCGACAGAGACGCGGTCATCCGACTGACCACCACTTCGAcgatgaaaaacacaaaagtcaaCGTGAGCATGCATAGCAGTCGGGCACGATTAGGTTCACAGGCCATTTTGTCGTTAAGAGTCCGTCGTCTAATCAAATACCGGGGAGAAAATGTTGGAGGTGTCGCCAAAAGAGTCCACCACGATCAGCTAGCTAGCTCTCTAATTTAGTCGAACTCCAAGATAACGAATTAAGGCCAGATAGCTGGTTCCCTGAGACAATACGTCCAATAGTATGTCGTCTTTTCTCAAAATTGTTATCCAGCAACGGGAGCATCGCCCGTAATATAACTGTCAGTGCCCGATCCGCACCCGGAACTCGAGCTACTTTATATCACCTCTGCGCATGCGGCAGCAACGGCGCATGCGCATCAATTGATACGACGGTTTTTCCCATTCCaagctttatttatattaaaccaaggaacaaagacaaaagacagCGTAGACGTCAAACAATATGAAGAAGATATTATACTTTTGCAACCAAAGCAAAAGGAGAACTAAATTTGATCAGAACAACTAACTGAAAGAAAGTAGATAAGATGGTGCACAATAAACAATCAATATTTTATTAATCAGATTATAAAAAGGACTAAATAGACGCAAGATTCCATAAAATCTGAAGACATTAAACATCGTGAAGATTTTTAGGAAttataaggttgtttttttaaaaaaagaaaaaataattataAACTGATTTAAACACTAAAGGATTTCTTGTTTTTACTTGGAAATGTATATTTGATTGTAAGATTAGGCGGAAGGAAAATTGAAGAAAATATACTGTCTTCTGTTATTGTAATTATGAAAGATAAAATTGTCATAAAGTCTggaaaatacatacaaaaacatATTCCGTATAGCTGTAGGGCTGGTGTGGATTAGctattattttctatttattttaaagactgAAAAATCTTCAAGTATCAATGTTGAATTTATTTTAGGAGAAGTAGCCATCCAAATATTTTCTTATCAAAGCAATACTTAGTTTTACTTTTGTTGAACAGAGGGTCCAAATTCAAAACGCCACACAAAGAGGATATTTTTTAGAATAGCTAGACAACGCTTTCAG of the Takifugu flavidus isolate HTHZ2018 chromosome 19, ASM371156v2, whole genome shotgun sequence genome contains:
- the slc30a1a gene encoding zinc transporter 1a, translated to MACEPNRARLLCMLTLTFVFFIVEVVVSRMTASLSMLSDSFHMLSDVIALIVALVAVRFAEKSHSTKKNTFGWIRAEVMGALVNAVFLTALCFTILLEAIERFTEPHEIESPEVVAGVGAAGLLVNLLGLCLFHGHAGGGHGHSHGGKNKKLKLGKDGKGSPAAETSTLVDNHSSPSDTKPKNEMICKDGEDLHMNGNTLYDELEDHASSSQLNMRGVFLHVLGDALGSVIVVLNALIFTFVWKPCPPDEMCLNPCINGHSTDHRHINQTLVGITEGPSMSAMTFAGPCWVLYLDPTLCVIMVGILLYTTYPLLKESALILLQTVPKQIDMHQLNERLQGLEGVLAIHDLHIWQLAGSRIIATAHIKCHDPTSYMDVAKRIKDFFHNEGIHATTIQPEFVTFSSESRDSLCELSCRTQCAPKLCCGTADKQNAGADKKTDAECKAAAAAAASTLEVITEVPEQVAAAQTLLQPSADAVAARELESSL